From the Arthrobacter sp. PM3 genome, one window contains:
- a CDS encoding thioesterase domain-containing protein: MEPNHPRGPGPAEARLLRHAVELKRFSRRTFLVGAGSASLLAADMLFTRRVQAERRVNRILEVRDDVAERYFPRASWILFPGYKTSWEEAIWILNALRGSLNKRGQLAAVGYSNDGLDIDEVVIAVIEHVRAHQLTTLYFYGHSFGGMVATQVAARLRELHGVEVAFILLDSSPASRHDVLDQSWFEGVVFLYESGFRFPTVLRGGYELGERMLHKDERSWGQVIDQTLEQLSPIAPSSVLIQSESAYIYHFDASRYVGKLGGTKMAFIGNPGDKTVDYETARDSWSLMFKANMASADLRTDGARPAHASPGWSPFVYRPIIDKLQDDLFPLPIGGGKKTAF; the protein is encoded by the coding sequence ATGGAACCGAACCATCCGCGAGGCCCCGGTCCTGCCGAGGCCCGCCTGCTCCGCCACGCCGTCGAACTCAAGCGCTTTTCGCGACGCACGTTCCTGGTCGGCGCGGGATCGGCGTCCCTGCTGGCGGCGGACATGCTGTTCACCCGCCGCGTCCAGGCCGAGCGGCGCGTCAACCGGATCCTCGAAGTCAGGGACGACGTCGCCGAGCGGTATTTTCCCCGCGCCAGCTGGATCCTATTTCCCGGCTACAAGACCAGTTGGGAAGAAGCCATATGGATCCTCAACGCCCTGCGCGGCTCGCTGAACAAGCGGGGCCAGCTCGCCGCCGTCGGCTATTCCAACGACGGCCTCGACATCGACGAGGTGGTGATCGCGGTGATCGAGCACGTCCGCGCCCATCAGCTCACCACCCTCTATTTCTACGGCCACAGCTTCGGCGGCATGGTGGCCACCCAGGTGGCCGCCCGGCTGCGGGAGCTGCACGGCGTCGAGGTCGCATTCATCCTGCTCGACTCCAGCCCGGCGAGCCGGCACGACGTGCTGGACCAGAGCTGGTTCGAAGGCGTGGTGTTCCTCTACGAGAGCGGATTCCGGTTCCCCACGGTGCTGCGCGGCGGGTACGAGCTCGGTGAGAGGATGCTGCACAAGGATGAGCGCAGCTGGGGCCAGGTGATCGACCAGACGCTGGAGCAGCTCTCGCCGATCGCCCCGTCCAGCGTGCTGATCCAGTCCGAGTCGGCCTACATCTACCACTTTGACGCCAGCCGCTACGTCGGCAAGCTCGGCGGGACGAAGATGGCGTTCATCGGCAACCCCGGTGACAAAACGGTGGACTACGAGACCGCACGGGATTCGTGGTCGCTGATGTTCAAAGCCAACATGGCCTCGGCTGACCTGCGCACCGACGGAGCCCGGCCGGCGCACGCGAGCCCCGGCTGGAGCCCGTTCGTGTACCGGCCCATCATCGACAAACTCCAGGACGACCTCTTCCCGCTGCCCATCGGAGGCGGGAAGAAGACCGCCTTCTGA